A window from Falco naumanni isolate bFalNau1 chromosome 3, bFalNau1.pat, whole genome shotgun sequence encodes these proteins:
- the LRATD2 gene encoding protein LRATD2 has protein sequence MGNQVEKLTHLNYKEVPTADPTGMDRDEGPRIGVSYIFSNDDDELEQQQDSVHDLGGEHPALQPYDPQLHEVECSVYYRDECIYQKSFSEEDALPEEGDEGGGGHLSTYTPENLLNRCKPGDLVEFVCQAQYPHWVVYVGDFQVVHLHRLEVVNSFLTDASQGRRGRIANQLYRYKPLSPAVVVRNALEQVGCKDRDLSWRNSECFAAWCRYGKREFKIGGELRIGKQPYRLQIRLGDKRSHTLEFQSLEDLIMEKRRNDQIGRAAVIQELSSHLQAAEEEEEEEEDHHHHHPGAQTVVE, from the coding sequence ATGGGGAACCAGGTGGAGAAGCTGACCCATCTGAACTACAAGGAAGTTCCCACGGCCGACCCGACAGGTATGGACAGAGATGAAGGGCCCAGGATCGGGGTCTCCTACATCTTTTCGAATGATGATGatgagctggagcagcagcaggattcGGTGCATGACCTGGGGGGtgagcacccagccctgcagccctaCGATCCCCAGCTGCACGAGGTGGAGTGCTCGGTCTATTACCGGGATGAGTGTATTTACCAGAAGAGCTTTTCTGAGGAGGATGCGCTGCCAGAGGAGGGTGATGAAGGAGGCGGGGGGCATCTGAGCACCTACACCCCGGAGAACCTGCTGAATAGGTGCAAACCGGGTGACCTGGTGGAGTTTGTGTGCCAGGCCCAGTATCCACACTGGGTGGTCTATGTCGGGGATTTTCAAGTTGTGCACCTACATAGGCTGGAGGTGGTGAACAGCTTCCTCACCGATGCCAGCCAGGGCAGACGGGGCCGCATTGCCAACCAGCTGTACCGCTACAAACCCCTCAGCCCAGCCGTGGTGGTGCGCAATGCCCTGGAGCAGGTGGGTTGCAAGGACCGGGACTTGAGCTGGAGAAACTCTGAGTGTTTCGCTGCCTGGTGCCGGTATGGCAAGAGGGAGTTTAAAATCGGCGGGGAGCTGCGCATAGGCAAGCAGCCCTACCGATTGCAGATCCGGCTGGGTGACAAGCGCAGCCACACGCTGGAGTTTCAGAGCCTGGAGGATCTGATTatggagaagaggagaaatgaCCAGATTGGTAGGGCTGCTGTGATCCAGGAGCTCTCCAGCcacctgcaggctgcagaggaggaggaagaggaggaggaagaccatcatcatcatcatccagGTGCTCAGACTGTTGTGGAGTAG